CTCTTGGGGCGGATGAATGAGGGTGGTTTGCAGGCAGGTCTATTTTTCAAATTGATGGGCCGCTGCATGATTGGTGGTGGGGAGCATTTGCCGGAGCAAGTGAAGCCGGTGGTGCAGAATGTGATGGGGTATTTTGTGAAGTCTCTGCGTCGCGCCCTGCCGGATTTCAGTGAAGAGGAATTGTTGTGGAGGATGCACTTTTGCGTTGGTTCGATGATGCATGCATTTCTGGCTTCAGAGAAGCTGAGTGACCTTACCGAAGGGAAATGTGGCGAGGTGGATCCAGAGCAAATGCTGAAGCGACTGATTGTCTTCTGTAGTGCTGGTTTGAGTGCTGGCCAGCTCGTTGAGTCTCCTGCCAGTTTGTTGGAGGAAGTGGAGGAAAAAGAGAAAAGTGATGAGGTGGCAGAAGTGAGCAGGGAAATGGCTGGGTCAATTGAGGAGCCTGTTGCTGAGGTGGACGACTCTGTCTCAGGGGCGGCGGCTATTGATGAAGACAATGCTGAGGAAATAGAGCCGGAGGAAGATGATGCTCAGATTTTACACGAGGATGATGAAATT
Above is a genomic segment from Rubritalea squalenifaciens DSM 18772 containing:
- a CDS encoding TetR/AcrR family transcriptional regulator, translating into MKGSKSSEATRERILEAAEVLFAERGFDGVSLRDITAAALANVAAVNYHFGTKEALMDQILLRYLVPLNQERLELLAEVEKREGGVEEILGALLKPLLGRMNEGGLQAGLFFKLMGRCMIGGGEHLPEQVKPVVQNVMGYFVKSLRRALPDFSEEELLWRMHFCVGSMMHAFLASEKLSDLTEGKCGEVDPEQMLKRLIVFCSAGLSAGQLVESPASLLEEVEEKEKSDEVAEVSREMAGSIEEPVAEVDDSVSGAAAIDEDNAEEIEPEEDDAQILHEDDEIFVAEKLNRASESPAQVQETAEEVPESQPDEKPKKKASKRKKPEPEQGGQDEFLF